One genomic region from Haloterrigena gelatinilytica encodes:
- a CDS encoding Mov34/MPN/PAD-1 family protein gives MGLFDALFRSSSILGIAEETLEFALESSEAAHPDEYMGFLRGTEAERLGIDRDGLVITDVLVIPGTESNSVSATVKTSQIPNDVKALGSVHSHPNGVISPSSADLETFGRGSVHIIIGAPYRRSDWRAFDSGGEPTQLNVIDVELPETEDFFDFTQADIDDELR, from the coding sequence ATGGGGCTGTTCGACGCGCTGTTTCGCTCGAGTTCGATCCTCGGCATCGCCGAGGAAACCCTCGAGTTCGCCCTCGAGTCCTCCGAAGCCGCCCACCCCGACGAGTACATGGGGTTTCTCCGGGGAACCGAGGCGGAGCGACTCGGGATCGACCGGGACGGACTCGTCATCACGGATGTTCTCGTGATTCCCGGCACCGAGTCGAACAGCGTCAGCGCGACCGTCAAGACGAGCCAGATCCCGAACGACGTGAAGGCGCTCGGCAGCGTTCACTCGCACCCGAACGGCGTGATCAGCCCGAGCAGCGCGGATCTGGAGACGTTCGGTCGGGGCAGCGTCCATATCATCATCGGCGCGCCCTATCGCCGCTCGGACTGGCGGGCCTTCGATTCGGGTGGCGAACCGACCCAGTTGAACGTGATCGACGTGGAGCTGCCCGAAACCGAGGACTTCTTCGATTTCACCCAGGCGGATATCGACGACGAACTTCGATAG